A genomic stretch from Gopherus flavomarginatus isolate rGopFla2 chromosome 3, rGopFla2.mat.asm, whole genome shotgun sequence includes:
- the LOC127047818 gene encoding uncharacterized protein LOC127047818 — MRQRGHTRDSVQCRVKVKELRQAYQKTKAANGRSGSGPKTCRFYAELHTILGGCTTTSPPLSVDSEVGVIISPMAEDSAEGEDYEEEEEENLAESTQHSILPNSQELFVTQTELNSQPSQATSPDSEAMEATSAANFSSLPTPARRLAQMRRRKKRTRDEMFTEIMAVTRNERAHLGEWKDVVANYRKDASEHEDRRDARDEMWRQQDQRWRDAMLQLLSDQTDILRSLVEDLRGHRVPLQPMFNLPQYSPCSISSTPRRVRMRGGRLSAPAHSTPMDSPTKRLSLH; from the exons atgaggcagagaggccataccagggactcagtgcagtgcagagttaaagtgaaggagctcagacaagcctaccagaaaaccaaagcagcaaatggcagatccggatctgggccaaaaacatgccgcttctacgctgagctgcatacaattttagggggctgcaccacgacaagcccccccttgtctgtggattctgaggtgggggtaataatctcacccatggctgaggattcagcggagggggaagattacgaggaggaagaggaggaaaaccttgctgaaagcacacagcactccattctccccaacagccaggagcttttcgtgacccagacagaattaaactcccagccctcccaagccactagcccagacagtgaagccatggaagcgacctctg ctgcaaatttttcaagcctccctactccagcccgaaggctagctcagatgaggaggaggaagaagaggacacgagatgaaatgttcacagaaatcatggcagtaacccgcaatgaaagagctcatctgggggagtggaaggacgtggtagcaaactacaggaaagatgccagtgaacatgaggacaggagggacgctcgagatgagatgtggcggcagcaagatcagcggtggcgggatgcaatgctgcagctgctgagcgatcaaactgacatcctccgaagtctggtggaagacctgcggggtcacagagtgccactccagcccatgtttaacctccctcagtactcaccatgttccatatcttccacacccagacgtgtaagaatgcgtgggggaaggctttctgcacccgcccactccacccccatggacagtccaaccaaaaggctgtcattacattga